The genomic interval TATAATTTCttcttcaattatttttaattaaacttggtATTTACTgaatttatatctattaaatatctatttattttgttaaatttggaCGGTAAAGTTACGTTTGTCCATTTAACTAATcgcagtttttaaattaataaatattttatgtcaggAAAAAACTAGAGTCAGATGAAATTTTAACACTTAGATCAGTGTGATGAATTAAATGCCAAATCTTCTTTTAGAGAATAGGTATTTACTCAGCAGTGGGATTTACTTCCTATCATCAGGTTTATCTTAAAGGAATACTTAAAAGAAAGTCAAAAATGATTTGTTCCAATAATCCTTTATTAGATTCAGCGAaacacttttattaatttgttatttacattaaaattacttaataaataaattactttaactaCTGTATCACACTACGACTTATTCAGTCTTATCAGAAAGCGATGGGATTTCTACTTTATCCGCCTTAATCGGTTCAGCTACGATTTCTTGAGTATCCTTAGGAATAACGTTTTCTTCCTTTTGTGCATCAATGTCTTTCACTACCCCACTGATGTCAGTATCGCCTGAAAAAAGAACACATAAATATACTGTTTTTTGACTTGGcacattatattaaacaaagagttagtattttaattagtaacatatatatatcacatatgTTTAATTCACAAAAGTTTTTATCTTCAATAcgacaatataatatttttttattgttatatacgaATATAAACTATGCAACTATAGTAACAAATGTAACTAAATTACATAATGGATCTTCTAGcacctataaaaataaattagcacCGTTTCCTTCTTATGCGTATTGAATATATTTCCACACTTATAACGACACATTAGACAATAACAAGAACACATAAAGCACACAGTTTGAGTTGACATTGCAGACGACagttatacattttttctttgttttaaataccTGAATATTTGTGCCTACTGTATTTATAGCACTATTAACAGCGGTCGACACAGTTAATGTTGAACCGTTTACCACGGCTCCTATCGTACCTATGAGACCGTTTACAAAAGTTGTCCACGCTGCCACTAGGAAGAAAATAGTCatagatttgttttaattattacagtcaattaaaaattattttatatggaattTTTTGTACTAAATACCTTGATTACTTGTGTTTACGCCGGGCCGTCCCTTGAGCTCTTCTTTATCTTCACTATTATCTTTAATGATTTCATTTCTCGGTGTCTCAGGATTCGGCGTTCCTTGTAATCTTTGTACAGCACTTTGTATACCCTTGATGATTGGGTTATTTTGCACTAGTTGCTGAATGGGCCCATTTTGTCCTGGCTGTTGAGCTGGAGCAGATTGGGGTACTGGCTGTGGCTGCTGACTTGGTACTGGGATTGCATCTGCTTGACTAGTGTCAGTATTATCAGGATTTGCCGAGGAAGGGTTTGTGCCTTCTGTTGATGCAGGTGTTGGATTAGCTGGTGGTTGTGCCTGTCCCTGGTTTGGTCTTTGTATAAATTGTACTAAGTTTTGAAAAACTTGTGAGAATGGCCCATTATTAGCAGCGGGTGTTGCGGTTTGCTGACCTTGTGCTGCCTGTTGTGTATTTTGTGCAGGATTTATTAGGTTTTGAACATGTTGGATAATAGCCTGTGGTCCCCATGGAGCAGGTGTTGCTTGAGTTACGGCAGTATCAGATTGGGCTCCTGCAGGTACCGCATTTTGACCTTGTTGTGCTGGAGGGTTTTGAATTACAGTAGGATTGGTTCCTTGGATAATGTTCGGTGCGCCTTGGAAAAATTGATTACCTAACCAATTGTTTTGAATTGTTGATTGAAAGTTGGAGAAAGCActtgttatttcattttgaaaattaCTCAACCAGTTCATAATAGGATTTGAAGATGCTGGAGCAGTAGTACTCGACGCAGCTGGCGCCTGCGTTGAAGAAGAACCTTGTTCTGCGTCGGGATTACCATTAGCTGGCGTCTCTTGTTTAGCAACTTCACGTTCTTCGTTTATTATAGATTTCGTTTTTGCAGCTTCAGCGTCTTCCTCTCTAATTATAGTAAGAACTTCAACGCCTTCAGTTAAAGTATCAACGCCGacttcaaattttttttgtaagttttgTAATTGTGTTTCaacaattttaagttttttctcCGATTCCTTGACAGTTTGACTAGAATCAGgctttagattttttataattgtctcATTGAGTTTCACAATCTGATCCGTAAAAGTGTGCCTTAAGTTTTGTAAGTTATTTTGGATGGCCGGAAGGTCTTCATTGCTTCCAAACAGGTTTTTGAATTTGTTAGATAACTCCTGAAGTCCTTGGTTGAAAATTTTCTCTGTgtcttcaattgtttttttaataccaaAAATAGCTTTTTCTTTTTCTCCATAATTCTCAGGATTTTGAGTTTCATGCTCCTGACGCTGTGGTGGCCCAGGATTGGCTAAGTCGATATCAACCCTTTTGATGTTTGTACTGTCATCGTTGTTGGGTACATAATCGTTGGAGTTTTCATCTAGCACTGTTGGTTCTTCCACGACTTTAACGGGTATATCGACGATGGTTTTTCGGAGATTATTATCCACGTCCTTAACCGTGACCTGGTCTATTAATTCAGGCTCTAAGGCGACATTGTCGAGGTCGACATTGTCGAGATCGTCGAGTTTTTTTTCTGACGAGATGGATGCTGCGCGTACGTGTAGTGCGCACACGCAAAGTGTTAGTATGAACGTGTTTAATCTCATGGTGGGCTAGCGGACACTGGGCCGGCGTGAGGAGCGCCGACATTTATACCGGGCATAACGGTGCCAGGCACACATGCACCGCGCCTCGGCCGCCGCTAAATGTATTTgtcattatttgtattttatactagcGCCACAACTCGGTTATCCTCAAGCTTTTCTCTAAGCAACTATTAAAGTTTGCACatcagtattaaataatttaacgaaaCCTTGATATCAGATTAACAGATGTAATACATTATCTGTTTTGAGGATAATTTCGTATTTTTCAATGCTTATAAAACAGTTCTTATTATAAGattgagtaatatttttataaatggaaaaacACAAGGTCCTTTGCATCGTGgagtataaataattgtaataaaaagtttCTGATCCTGACTTAAACGTCGAGATAAATGACAAAATGAACCGGAACCAGTAAGTTgaaattgagaaaaaaatataaattgacgtTATAAAGCCTGAAAGTGGGAACTCTCTAATGAGAAATATACACTGTTTTTCTAATATCTCTTTACTACTTTCTCCAAAAAAGCCTTCTTAGAAGtaacaaaaatgttaacaaTAGTGATGAAATAATCTGTAgtaatattctataattatacatacaccATCTTTTGtgtacctatatttttattaatcaaaccattgtatattcaatatataatatgtattttagggTAACGAAGGTTTGAAAAGGGTTTTGATAGCGCTGCTTGTAGCATTATAAACAATACTTACTTTACAGtaagtactaaataatatttaactgatttcataaaaaaaaactactaaagcCGATGATAGCTAATCAATTCAAAATTTGCTTTATTAAAGTAAACCCGTTCTAAAGTAGTGTGTAATGTTGCAACCAAATCttatgtttgaaaaaaatatacagctttttttaaattgtagttTTGATCTGCGgtgctaaaataaaattaaaagttttattttacgatttaaGGCCCATTTCAATAACCCGTCTCCCctttgtacataataaaataaaaacatttggcGTACATTGTTAATTTGAAAAGCAGTTATTTGCGGCAGTGTTCGGGGTCAGGAGTGACAAGAAAGTCTATTCATGTATTCATCTCAACAGAGTTCTCTAGATGTTGAGGACTCATTCATATGAACAGACGCGAACAGAatataaatacctttaaataatacaaaggcAAATTACTAGTAGTActgatcaaaatattatttaggaatatcaaatgaacaaataaaaaaatcacaatctaataaaattatcttattcatatattttatgtgtctGTATGTATTTACACTGTCTGATTTTATGTAGTGAGTCGTTATAACATTCGTAAGTATTCACAGTAACTGGAATTAAAGTAAGTTTTAAACATAAGCAGACAGTAAGTAGGAAACTAGGTAGTACTCGGTTATCTCGAAACAGTATCTAGTGTCTAGTATAGATATAAAGTTTGATCTTATTGATCTAAACTTTTTAATGCCTAAAATTTCtccatcaatttaaaaattgccTATATTTATGGAATGTATTTAGGGAGTTATTTGaagttttataaagtattttaataaacattaataaatattgtaataaaataaataaataaaaataacaataattgtaataaataaatatttttgtattaaattttatatgctgtttctattcatatacaatatgtatctaattaatttgacaaaaaataccccctgagtttctttcgccgtttcttctcaggtcagggtgttcctttttccaaatcggtggtagtgtttaatatgaccatcaataaaaaagtgtaatgcttctgcgttgaataaagtaatttaagttTGTGTTTAAGCCATCCGTACCTATAAATGTCGACATTCTAGCGCCATCcagtaatacttaataattattttgttcctATTTGAAGAGAGATGAAGAAGGAgaggttaatattacttataacaCTGATATTTATTACCAGGGTTGACCACGTAGCATCACAAAATAGCCCATTTGCCTTCCGCCTACCTAGGAAAATTtgtatgacaaaaaaatatacgggATGTTGATAATTAtctttttgaatgaaataaataaaaactaaaaaaaaactgatctATCTCCTCGTCTTGTAAAGTGCAGTAACCAAACGAAATCCCGGAAATATCTTGTAAATATCTTTCACTCATTTCGCTAAGATGAATGtcagtaattaatttatcgatAATGTGGATAAACAGTTATAAACgtcgtttaaatataatttttcaattagtGCTAGAGTTCCGTAAGGaattgttgtttaaaattaataattattattttcagtattGAAACATTCGCCGGGATATAAtgggtaatttttatttagaacccagtttcattattatgttttaataataattaataattattgatgaaGCTAGTAGTTATATTGGCaacattttactattattactgtgcattaaacattaaaatatccctatttattgtatacatacttgtttgaaaatatttgcttGTTGCTTAGCATAAAATGTCTAAGAACAGTAAGTAATAAGAActcgaaaacaaaataaaatataaaaaaaagtcacgtCATTTCACCACAGATactaaaaaaggtaaaaagaaCGACATGTCTTATCTCAGCGTTCGAACTTGACCGGTTTATTGACCGATCGTTTTACTTATAAGCCAAATAACAAGatcgtaaaattaattattccgGTATTAAGTAAATTAGGATAATttacaaagatttatttaaatttatgtattgaaGTGGCTATCTATGCAAATATTGATAGCTGTGTGTATAGATGTGCTCGATGTACCGTTAATTATTACAAACTTGATAAACGGCTTTAGCGCCTGCGCCATACAAGATAACTTGCATTATcgataaggtttttttattatgaataagttTTAATCAATATACTGATTTTACAGGTTCCGTCTGTAATCATAAACATGAATCATATGTGTAATTGTGTTATAGGTATgtgttattaagtattttgttattagttgttattattagattagtttttctttacaaattaGATGTACGGGCATACGGCATTTCCATAGAAACAGGCGTTGAAggcattttaatttttcttcatcaccaatgcgctgCCATCCTTTACAAGTAAGGGTTGCTTAGTTACACTGGTCAATtatccttcaaaccgtaacacaataACACTGAATGTTGCtgtttgccggtagaatatctggcccctagtttccgtttgcatacggtaaagagaacgtttttgggcaatgatatacgcatatataataagataccgggatatattatcaatttaccatttgcaaaattttaaaagattatttagactaaatgaataaacaaatcatattatccattaaaagagtactttttggtaagaaacgcctggagtcaaaaacgcttcattgtgaagtttacttgaataaaattcattAGATTTGATTTGACGAGTGACCTACTTCGTTTATCTGTacgattgatttttatatttttaaataaaaattaatcacgaatataattttatttaattttacttcacaCTTGCATTCGACTCTATTGTCAcctaatatgaaattttaaaatataagaagtCTAAATTCCAGAGATTAGATGGAACAAATGGAtagaaggaaaatatttttttttatttgctaggtggcaaacgagcagggggCTCAgatgatggaaagtgactacgaACAccaggggcttgcaggtgcgttgccggcttttAAGGAAGGTGTTCTTTCCCAAGGTTCCCAAGTATCGCtttggaaaaaccgccggcgaaagctggttccacagcttgcaagttgtaaaaaaaaatttggtatacgtaccgtgtactatagtattatttcaatattacaaacagacactccaattttattaaatttatattatatgtatattgtctatgtatgtatatatatattggtctATGAccgataatatataaatcataatagaaataaaaaaaatgtatcacatGCATATAACAGTGTCTTCacagttttattacatatttgtgtATTTGTGTTCAGATCTAAAGAAAGTTTGACCCAGAACAGTAAATGTATGCATGTGTGTTACAGTGAAGGACTTGTGGCGGACCCGGCGACGATCCAATACTAGGTCTGAATACGATCGCAGCCAGAGTAACATAGTATGTTTGTGCAGTTCAACTGACACAAAATATTTGGAATAAACCTAGAGTTGTTATTTCTACAtgtttacaaatacaaatacttaGTTGTCGCTCCTGGattcgcgttttaggggattgGTTGTCATCTGTCAGGCAAATAAAGCagcctacgtcctttcttggacttcaagtttgctttataccaaatttcatcgaatttggtTCGGCGGCGGTTTGGTGAAAGagctgacagacagacagacagagttacgttcacatttataattttggtaaatatagaaatatagataattgatttaataatagttttacatTTACTCGATACTCATAAATTTCCAATTGCAAGATGTTGTAACTTTTTAATCGGGATTCCAATATACTTAAGtcctaaattaatatttttttatgtaaatcaatatttaaatcgaGTGGTATTTAATCTGCGTATCGTAATTTTTAGTGGATATATCAAACAAAGAAAATGATGAAAATTCATCAGATACACCGCCAAACAACCTTActtggtatttttgtgttccggttcgaagggtgagtgagccagtgtaacaggcacaagtgacataacatcttagtttctaaggttggtggcgctttggcgatgaaaggaatggttaatgattcttacagcgccattgtctatggacagtggtgaccacttaccaggtggcccatatgctcgtccgctaatcAATAGCTTAAAAAACCAGtgattgctttattttttgGTTAAGCCAAGCAACTTAGCCATATTGGCTTgaacagtatatttttaaaattcacatGTAAATGCTTTTCGAGTTGCAAAACCTCCAAGAATACATTGAATGATAAAAAAgttaagaaatacatatttaaaaaacaggTTAGAACCTTCATAAAACGAATAAACTTATACCTGcgattgttaattaaaaaaaaa from Vanessa cardui chromosome 15, ilVanCard2.1, whole genome shotgun sequence carries:
- the LOC124535825 gene encoding histone acetyltransferase KAT6A-like encodes the protein MRLNTFILTLCVCALHVRAASISSEKKLDDLDNVDLDNVALEPELIDQVTVKDVDNNLRKTIVDIPVKVVEEPTVLDENSNDYVPNNDDSTNIKRVDIDLANPGPPQRQEHETQNPENYGEKEKAIFGIKKTIEDTEKIFNQGLQELSNKFKNLFGSNEDLPAIQNNLQNLRHTFTDQIVKLNETIIKNLKPDSSQTVKESEKKLKIVETQLQNLQKKFEVGVDTLTEGVEVLTIIREEDAEAAKTKSIINEEREVAKQETPANGNPDAEQGSSSTQAPAASSTTAPASSNPIMNWLSNFQNEITSAFSNFQSTIQNNWLGNQFFQGAPNIIQGTNPTVIQNPPAQQGQNAVPAGAQSDTAVTQATPAPWGPQAIIQHVQNLINPAQNTQQAAQGQQTATPAANNGPFSQVFQNLVQFIQRPNQGQAQPPANPTPASTEGTNPSSANPDNTDTSQADAIPVPSQQPQPVPQSAPAQQPGQNGPIQQLVQNNPIIKGIQSAVQRLQGTPNPETPRNEIIKDNSEDKEELKGRPGVNTSNQGDTDISGVVKDIDAQKEENVIPKDTQEIVAEPIKADKVEIPSLSDKTE